Proteins encoded by one window of Arabidopsis thaliana chromosome 2, partial sequence:
- a CDS encoding uncharacterized protein (unknown protein; FUNCTIONS IN: molecular_function unknown; INVOLVED IN: biological_process unknown; LOCATED IN: cellular_component unknown; Has 30201 Blast hits to 17322 proteins in 780 species: Archae - 12; Bacteria - 1396; Metazoa - 17338; Fungi - 3422; Plants - 5037; Viruses - 0; Other Eukaryotes - 2996 (source: NCBI BLink).): MKVQEWAESILCQRWCGVFPSMWMWLGSVGREFYSVCHTVIDVVGCFSCSGSSLSLELRPRRKLGG, from the coding sequence ATGAAAGTCCAGGAGTGGGCTGAATCTATTCTCTGTCAACGGTGGTGTGGTGTTTTCCCCTCGATGTGGATGTGGCTCGGGTCTGTTGGAAGGGAGTTCTACAGCGTTTGTCACACGGTTATTGACGTTGTGGGTTGCTTCAGTTGCTCCGGCTCATCCCTTAGTCTTGAGCTCCGCCCACGGCGGAAGTTGGGGGGATAA
- a CDS encoding Bifunctional inhibitor/lipid-transfer protein/seed storage 2S albumin superfamily protein (Bifunctional inhibitor/lipid-transfer protein/seed storage 2S albumin superfamily protein; FUNCTIONS IN: lipid binding; INVOLVED IN: lipid transport; LOCATED IN: chloroplast thylakoid membrane, apoplast, chloroplast, membrane; EXPRESSED IN: 21 plant structures; EXPRESSED DURING: 13 growth stages; CONTAINS InterPro DOMAIN/s: Bifunctional inhibitor/plant lipid transfer protein/seed storage (InterPro:IPR016140), Plant lipid transfer protein/seed storage/trypsin-alpha amylase inhibitor (InterPro:IPR003612), Plant lipid transfer protein/hydrophobic protein, helical domain (InterPro:IPR013770); BEST Arabidopsis thaliana protein match is: Bifunctional inhibitor/lipid-transfer protein/seed storage 2S albumin superfamily protein (TAIR:AT3G22142.1); Has 46369 Blast hits to 18572 proteins in 1334 species: Archae - 186; Bacteria - 10981; Metazoa - 15875; Fungi - 3500; Plants - 7556; Viruses - 1597; Other Eukaryotes - 6674 (source: NCBI BLink).) has protein sequence MDSSKLSSLSLCLFLICIIYLPQHSLACGSCNPRKGGKHSPKAPKLPVPPVTVPKLPVPPVTVPKLPVPPVTVPKLPVPPVTIPKLPVPPVTVPKLPVPPVTVPKLPVPPVTVPKLPVPPVTVPKLPVPPVTVPKLPVPPVTVPKLPLPPISGLPIPPVVGPNLPLPPLPIVGPILPPGTTPPATGGKDCPPPPGSVKPPSGGGKATCPIDTLKLGACVDLLGGLVKIGLGDPAVNKCCPLLKGLVEVEAAACLCTTLKLKALDLNLYVPVALQLLLTCGKNPPPGYTCSI, from the coding sequence ATGGACTCCTCCAaactctcatctctctctctttgcctCTTCCTCATTTGCATTATCTATCTCCCCCAACATTCTCTCGCATGCGGCTCTTGCAACCCACGGAAGGGCGGAAAGCACTCCCCTAAAGCCCCTAAGCTACCAGTTCCTCCGGTGACCGTCCCTAAGCTACCAGTTCCTCCGGTGACCGTCCCTAAGCTACCAGTCCCTCCGGTGACCGTCCCTAAGCTACCCGTTCCTCCTGTGACCATCCCTAAGCTACCCGTTCCACCAGTGACTGTACCTAAGCTACCCGTTCCTCCTGTGACCGTCCCCAAGCTACCCGTTCCTCCAGTGACCGTCCCCAAGCTACCCGTTCCTCCAGTGACAGTCCCTAAGCTACCCGTTCCCCCGGTAACTGTACCTAAGCTACCCGTTCCTCCAGTGACCGTCCCTAAGCTACCCCTTCCTCCGATTTCAGGGCTACCCATACCTCCAGTGGTAGGTCCCAATCTGCCATTGCCGCCTTTGCCAATTGTAGGTCCTATTCTTCCACCGGGAACAACCCCACCAGCCACAGGAGGGAAGGACTGTCCTCCACCGCCAGGGAGCGTAAAGCCACCATCAGGGGGCGGGAAGGCGACATGTCCAATAGACACGCTGAAGTTAGGTGCTTGCGTCGACTTGTTGGGAGGTTTAGTAAAGATAGGGCTTGGGGATCCAGCAGTTAACAAATGTTGTCCGTTACTTAAAGGCCTCGTTGAAGTCGAAGCCGCGGCTTGTCTCTGCACTACCCTCAAGCTCAAAGCTCTTGACCTCAATCTTTATGTCCCTGTTGCTCTTCAGCTTCTCCTTACCTGTGGCAAAAATCCACCTCCGGGCTACACTTGTTCCATATGA